Part of the Oerskovia paurometabola genome is shown below.
CGAGCGTCGCACGGGCCGTGAGCTGGGCTCGGCCTCGGCCGTCGCGGACTCGCGCCAGACGCTGCTGTGCACCTACCTGTCCGCGGTGCTGCTCGTGGGCCTGCTGCTCAGCTCGACCCTGGGCTGGACGTGGGCCGACCCGATCGCGGCCCTCGTCATCGCCGCCGTCGCGATCAAGGAGGGCGTCGAGGCCTGGCGCGGGGACGCGTGCTGCTCGCCGGTCGCCGGCCTGCACACCGATGTCGCCGCGGCGCACCACGCGCCGGGTGCACGCCACCAGAGCGGGGAGGCTGCGCCGTCGGGCACGGCCGCTCGCCCGGACGGCGCAGCGACCGCCGCGGACGGCTGCACCTGCTGCGCCGACTGAGCCCGGCTGAGCCGGCTCCGATGGCGGCCCCGGACGACCCGACCTACGGTCGAGGAGGACCCGCCCGGACCGGACGGCGTCCTGCGAGTACCGACGACGGAACGAGGCTGTGGTGGCAACACTGACCGTGTGGAAGTTCGAGACTCCCGAGGGCGCGCAGCAGGCGGAGGACGCCCTGCTGGCGCTGCAGAAGCAGGAGCTCATCCAGGTGCAGGACGCGGCGATCGTGTCGTGGGAGGAGGGGAAGAAGAAGCCCAAGACGCACCAGTCGAACAACACGACGGGCATCGGCGCGCTGGGCGGCGCGTTCTGGGGCCTGCTGTTCGGGATCATCTTCTTCATCCCGCTCATCGGCGTCGCGATCGGCGCGGCGTCCGGGGCGCTCGCGGGGTCGCTGACCGACGTGGGCATCGACGACGACTTCATCGACTCGGTGCGGTCCAAGGTGACGCCCGGGACGTCGGCGCTGTTCGTCATGACGTCCGGTGGGGTCATGGACCGGGTGCACGACTCGCTCAAGGCGCAGGGCATCCACGGCGAGCTCATCCAGACGAACCTGTCGGCCGACGAGGAGGCCAAGCTCCGCGCGGCCTTCGACGACGCGGTCTGAGAACCTCCGCACCCGCGAGACGTACGGCCCCGGTCCTTCGCGGACCGGGGCCGTCGTCGTGGGTCCGACCCACACGCAACCTGCACGTCGGCGCGCCCGGCGCGCTGCCGGATCGGGCGTAGCGTCGAAGCATGTCCGGAAACGACACGCACGGACCGGCTGGAACCCTCCGCAGCGGGGGACGGGGTGCGCTCGCGGAGCCGCCCGGTGCGGCCGCGTGGAGCCCTCTCGAGGAGGTCGCCCCGGCCGACGAGGACGACGCGACCCGGGACTGGGACAACGAGGGCGGGCACGAGCGCGGGCACGTCGCCCACCACCCGCCGGCCTCCGACCGGGAGACCGCGCGGCCGCCCGACGCCTTGTGGCTGACCGGCGTCCTGGCGACGGCGCTGCCCCCCGAGATCGGCACGCCTCACGAGCCCGTCACGTACACCGTCCCGGCGGTCTTCTCCCGGCGGGTCACCCGCGAGGAGCAGGACGTGATCGAGGGAGACGCGGTCCGGCATCGCCTCGCGGACGCCGGCTTCGAGGACGTCGAGCTGAGGGTCTCGGACCGTCGGCTGCTCATCGAGCACACGAGTCTCGCAGCGCTGAGAGGAGGCCTCGCGCACGAGATCGCGCAGACCCTGCGTGACCTCGGCCGGGACCTCGTCGCCGAGCACGACCGCCTGGCGGCCGAGATCGCGGAGCTGCAGAAGGAGGAGGACCGGCGCGCCGCCGCCGTCCTCGTCGAGGCGGAGCAGATCCGCTTCGAGTGACCGACAGCGGTCGTCGAGCGGCCGTCGAGTGATGAGGACCCCATGGACACCGTGCCGAGCGACCCCCCGGGAGCGCGGCCTGCCGCCCGCCGGGGGACGAACGAGTACTCGGCGCTGGCCCGGCTCGTCCGGGAGACGGGCCTGCTCCGCCGCCGCTACGGGTACTACTGGACGCGGCTCGTCCTCGCGGTGCTGGCCTTCGGGGGGATCTGGGTCGCGGTCGCGTTCGTCGGGAACTCGTGGTGGCAGCTCGTCCTGGCGGCCGCGATGGCCGTGGTCGTGACGCAGATCGCGTTCCTGGGGCACGACAGCGCGCACCGGCAGATCTTCCGGTCCAGGGCCTGGAACGACTGGACGGCCCGCGTGCTCGCGGGCGGGTTCGTGGGCCTGAGCTACGGCTGGTGGCGGACCAAGCACGAGCAGCACCACTCGGCCCCCAACCAGGAGGGCCAGGACCCCGACATCTCGCCCGGCGTCATCGCGTTCACCCCTACGGCCCTGGCGGCGAGGACGGGGTGGCGGTCGTGGTTCGCCCACCACCAGGGGTGGTTCTTCTTCCCCCTGCTGACTCTCGAAGGCCTGAACCTGCACGTCGCGAGCGTGCGGACCGTGCTGCGCAGGGGATCGGTGCCCCACCGTGGGGTCGAGGCGCCCCTGGTGCTCGGAAGGCTCGCCGTGTACGTGGGGGTGCTCGCGCTGCTCCTGCCTCCGGGGAAGGCCGCGGCCTTCCTGGGGGTGCAGCTCGCCGTGTTCGGGGTGCTGCTCGGCGGGTCCTTCGCCCCGAACCACAAGGGCATGCCGATCGTGCCACCGGACCTGACGCTGGACTTCCTGCGGCGCCAGGTCCTCATGTCGCGCAACGTGCGCGGCGGGTACGCGGTCGATGCGGTGATGGGGGGCCTCAACTACCAGATCGAGCACCATCTCTTCCCGAGCATGCCGCGGCCCAACCTCAGGAAGGTGCGACCGATCGTGCACTCCTACTGCGAGGACGTGGGGGTGCCGTACACCGAGGTGGGGCTGTTCCGGTCGTACGGGATCGTCGTGCGGTACCTCAACCGCGTGGGCCTGCGGGCGCAGGAGCCGTTCACGTGCCCGCTCGCGGCGTCGCTGGGGAGGTAGTGCGCCTCCTCGTCGCGCCTGCCGGACGCCGGGGTCGTCATCGTGCGGGGCGCCGGGGACGCACCGTGCTACGAGCGCACGAGCGTGATCGCCTGCGCCCGGTCGCGTACCCCGAGCTTCGCGAAGATCGCGTTGATGTGGGTCTTGACGGTCGTCATACCGACGACGAGCCGCTCGGCGATCTCGGTGTTGCTCAACCCCTGCCCCACCAGCTCCAGGACCTCGCGCTCCCGGGCGGTCAGGGCGGGGAACCGCCGGGACAGCGGCAGCGGGGCGGGTGTGGCCGAGACGGTCCCCACGTGACGCCCGGTCAGCGACCCGACGAGCACCTCGCTGACCGCGGGCGCCAGGAGCGTCTGACCGAGCGCGACCGTGCGGATCGCGTGCGCGACCTCGGCCCGTCCGGCGTCCTTGGTCAGGTAGCCGCGGGCCCCGGCACGCAGCGCGCCGAGGATCGACTCGTCGTCGGCATGGGTCGTCAGGACGAGGACGGCGGTGGCCGGGTGCTCGGCGAGGATCCGGGTCGTGGCCTCGACCCCGTCGACCCCCGGCATGCGCAGGTCCATGAGGATCACGTCGGGGTGCAGGCTCGCGGCGAGCCGCACGGCCTGCCCGCCGTCGGAGGCCTCGCCGACCACCTCGAAGTCGGGGACGAGCGACAGGACCGTCACCAGGCCGTCCCGCACGATCGCCTGGTCGTCGACGACCAGGAGCCGGATGCGTTCGCCGGTCATCGCAGGGACACGGCGACCGTGACGGTGAACGTCTCGGCGCCGTCGTCGACGTGGACGGCACCGCCGAGCGGGAGGGCGGCGACGCGGGCGCGCATCCCTGCCAGTCCGTGACCGGCCCCCGTCCCGGCGAGGGAGGGGTGGGGGCCCGGCGCGCGGGGAGTGGTGAGCGTGAGGAGCACGCGAGCATCGTCCCAGACGATCGTCGCCCGGACCGGCATCCCGGGGGCGTGCTTGCGCGCGTTGCTGAGCCCCTCCTGCAGCGCCCGGCGGAGCGCGGCCGACTGGCGCTCGTCGAGGGTGCGAGGATCGCCCGACTCGACCAGGCTCACCGTGCCGCCGAGGTCCCGATGATCGGCGAGGAGCGAGTCGAGGTCGTCCTCGGGACGCGCGAGGGGTGCGAGGGTGCTGACGACGGAACGCGCCTCCCGCAGGCCCGACGCGGCCAGCCGTCGTCCGG
Proteins encoded:
- a CDS encoding DUF1269 domain-containing protein; this encodes MATLTVWKFETPEGAQQAEDALLALQKQELIQVQDAAIVSWEEGKKKPKTHQSNNTTGIGALGGAFWGLLFGIIFFIPLIGVAIGAASGALAGSLTDVGIDDDFIDSVRSKVTPGTSALFVMTSGGVMDRVHDSLKAQGIHGELIQTNLSADEEAKLRAAFDDAV
- a CDS encoding response regulator, yielding MTGERIRLLVVDDQAIVRDGLVTVLSLVPDFEVVGEASDGGQAVRLAASLHPDVILMDLRMPGVDGVEATTRILAEHPATAVLVLTTHADDESILGALRAGARGYLTKDAGRAEVAHAIRTVALGQTLLAPAVSEVLVGSLTGRHVGTVSATPAPLPLSRRFPALTAREREVLELVGQGLSNTEIAERLVVGMTTVKTHINAIFAKLGVRDRAQAITLVRS
- a CDS encoding fatty acid desaturase family protein, translated to MDTVPSDPPGARPAARRGTNEYSALARLVRETGLLRRRYGYYWTRLVLAVLAFGGIWVAVAFVGNSWWQLVLAAAMAVVVTQIAFLGHDSAHRQIFRSRAWNDWTARVLAGGFVGLSYGWWRTKHEQHHSAPNQEGQDPDISPGVIAFTPTALAARTGWRSWFAHHQGWFFFPLLTLEGLNLHVASVRTVLRRGSVPHRGVEAPLVLGRLAVYVGVLALLLPPGKAAAFLGVQLAVFGVLLGGSFAPNHKGMPIVPPDLTLDFLRRQVLMSRNVRGGYAVDAVMGGLNYQIEHHLFPSMPRPNLRKVRPIVHSYCEDVGVPYTEVGLFRSYGIVVRYLNRVGLRAQEPFTCPLAASLGR